In the genome of Aquificaceae bacterium, the window ACAAGGACAGACTAATAGCCATAATACAAGAGCTTGAGAGAAGAGGGCTTTTAAGGGAGCTTGTTCACATAAACCCCAGAAGAGCATCCGCCATGGAAGTCTCCCTAAACCATGACCCTGCATACGTTCAAGAGGTAGCAGACTTTTGCGCAGGAGGTGGTGGATACCTTGACCCAGATACTTACACAGTTCCTGCTTCTTACGATGTAGCACTTTATGCGGTGGGTGGAGTGCTTGAAGGCATAGACAGGCTTTTGAATAAAGAGGTAGATGCGGTCTTTTGTGCAATAAGACCTCCGGGACATCATGCAGAATATGCCAAGGCTATGGGCTTTTGCCTTTTTAACAATATTGCCATAGGCGCACACTACCTTCTCCAGAAGGGCTTTGAAAGGGTTTTTATAGTGGATTTTGATGCCCACCATGGAAATGGCACTCAAAGGAGCTTTTACGAAGATAACAGGGTTTTCTACTTTTCTTCTCATCAATATCCCTTCTACCCTGGCACAGGCTCTTCTCAAGAAAAGGGTGCAGGCAAGGGTTATGGCTTTACTCACAACGAACCTCTTCCTGCAGGCGCTGGAGACAAGGAGTTTGATAGGATATACGGTGAAGTTTTCCCTAAGCTATTTTACGAATACTCCCCTCAGTTTCTTCTTGTCTCCGCAGGCTACGATGCTCACAAGGATGACCCGCTAACATACCTTAACCTTTCCACAGAGGGTTTTGGAAGGCTTGTAAACCATCTCATTGAAAATGCTAAGAGGTTTTCCATACCCATCCTCTTTGCTCTTGAGGGAGGCTACAATCTAAAAGCACTCTCAGAATGCGTAAGCCTTACTATACAAAAGCTCTTGGAGGCTTAAATGGGCAAAAAAGTAAAGCATTACCTGTTTCAGGTTATATCCTTCATATTTGTAGCCTACGGCTTTTATCTTTTATTTCTTTTCCTTCTTGATACCATGTTGAGGATAAACAAACCTCTGGCTTATCCCTTTTCTGTAATGGTTACTTTTATCTTGATTGGCTTTACACTTTTATACTGGCTGAAAAAGAAAAGACTTCCCTTGTAAGAGGTTTCACAGGCAATGGGACTATAAGCTCCCTTGTGAACTGTGCAAATACTATACACTTTAATGCTTTGTATTTTTCTATGCGTGCCTTCTCGCACACCTTTACTGGTCTGCTATCAATGTGTAGCCTTCTTAAAGTCCAATGAAAACTTCAACAAATCAACCTATAAACTGACAGGTCTTCTCATCAATGGTAGAATACAGAGGCTTGACTCTTCCCTCTGGTGTTGTGTCCTCAAAGTCTCTTGGAACTCCAAGCTCCTCTATGCAATGCACAAGGTCATGGTAAAACTCCGCAACCTTGACAAGCCCTGTTATCTTGCCAACTTCGTTGAAGGCTC includes:
- a CDS encoding histone deacetylase, whose product is MKTGFVYDPIYLEHHWKGHPENKDRLIAIIQELERRGLLRELVHINPRRASAMEVSLNHDPAYVQEVADFCAGGGGYLDPDTYTVPASYDVALYAVGGVLEGIDRLLNKEVDAVFCAIRPPGHHAEYAKAMGFCLFNNIAIGAHYLLQKGFERVFIVDFDAHHGNGTQRSFYEDNRVFYFSSHQYPFYPGTGSSQEKGAGKGYGFTHNEPLPAGAGDKEFDRIYGEVFPKLFYEYSPQFLLVSAGYDAHKDDPLTYLNLSTEGFGRLVNHLIENAKRFSIPILFALEGGYNLKALSECVSLTIQKLLEA